The following are from one region of the Bacillota bacterium genome:
- a CDS encoding 4Fe-4S dicluster domain-containing protein — protein MGIRVNFDKCSGCGLCEEYCPMDCIRIDESGKPYFKYDHCWYCGACETECPSDACKITIPYLIR, from the coding sequence ATGGGCATACGTGTAAACTTTGACAAGTGCAGTGGGTGTGGACTCTGTGAAGAGTATTGCCCCATGGACTGCATACGGATCGATGAATCTGGGAAACCCTATTTTAAATATGATCACTGCTGGTACTGCGGGGCCTGTGAAACCGAATGCCCCAGTGATGCATGCAAGATTACTATTCCTTACTTAATTCGTTAA